One Ignavibacterium album JCM 16511 genomic region harbors:
- the mce gene encoding methylmalonyl-CoA epimerase encodes MSITHIEHIGIAVKNLHEAIKFYEEVFGLKCYAVEEVADQKVRTAFFMLGQTKIELLESTSPDGPIGRFIENKGEGIHHIAFAVTGLKEKLEEVKSKGVRLVDEHPRKGAEGLNIAFLHPKSTFGVLTEFCEKPE; translated from the coding sequence ATGAGCATTACTCATATAGAACACATCGGCATAGCAGTAAAAAATCTTCACGAGGCAATAAAATTTTATGAAGAAGTTTTTGGGCTTAAATGTTATGCAGTTGAAGAAGTAGCTGATCAAAAAGTCAGAACAGCATTCTTTATGCTCGGTCAAACTAAAATAGAGTTACTTGAATCAACATCGCCCGATGGACCAATTGGAAGATTTATTGAGAATAAAGGTGAAGGAATTCATCATATAGCTTTTGCCGTTACAGGATTGAAAGAAAAACTTGAGGAAGTAAAATCCAAAGGTGTAAGATTAGTTGATGAACATCCAAGGAAAGGAGCTGAAGGTCTGAACATTGCCTTTCTTCATCCAAAATCTACTTTTGGAGTTCTAACTGAATTTTGTGAAAAACCTGAATAA
- a CDS encoding M15 family metallopeptidase, with product MKTIFITFLIYIIFTSPFNAYSQIPDGFVEIREIIPDIVIDLRYYSNHNFLGRQVEGYKANKCYITKAAADSLAKVQEELKSFGLSLKVYDAYRPQRAVDDFVKWAKDLSDTLTRKEFYPTVEKSRLFADGYIAEKSGHSRGSTVDLTIVPIPVPDQPEFDFDNQCECFKSVDERFKDNSLDMGTGFDCFHPLSHTMNNEISPQQRANRMLLYSLMTKHGFKNLPEEWWHYTLTDEPYPDTYFDFVIE from the coding sequence ATGAAAACTATATTCATTACTTTTTTAATCTATATCATTTTCACTTCACCATTCAATGCATACTCTCAAATTCCCGATGGATTTGTTGAAATCCGGGAAATTATTCCGGATATTGTAATCGATTTAAGATATTACTCAAATCATAATTTCCTTGGAAGACAAGTAGAGGGCTATAAGGCAAATAAATGTTATATCACTAAAGCTGCAGCTGATTCATTAGCGAAAGTTCAGGAAGAGTTAAAAAGTTTTGGACTATCTTTGAAAGTCTATGATGCTTACCGACCTCAAAGAGCAGTTGATGATTTTGTTAAATGGGCTAAAGATCTATCTGATACACTAACTAGGAAAGAATTTTATCCGACTGTTGAAAAAAGCAGATTATTTGCTGATGGTTATATTGCTGAAAAATCAGGACACAGCAGAGGAAGTACTGTTGATCTAACAATTGTACCAATTCCTGTTCCCGATCAACCGGAGTTCGATTTTGATAATCAATGTGAATGTTTTAAATCTGTTGATGAAAGATTCAAAGATAATTCTCTTGATATGGGAACAGGATTCGATTGCTTTCATCCTCTTTCACATACAATGAACAATGAAATAAGCCCGCAACAAAGAGCGAACAGAATGCTGTTGTATTCACTTATGACAAAACATGGATTTAAGAATCTACCAGAAGAATGGTGGCATTATACTTTAACTGATGAACCATATCCTGATACTTACTTTGATTTTGTCATTGAATAA
- the thrS gene encoding threonine--tRNA ligase, whose amino-acid sequence MEKIKIKFPDGSVKEFDKGITGYQIAESISRRLADEALAIKINGRVRELNVPLTEYAEVQILTFDDEEGKEVYWHSSSHLMAHAIQSLHPEAKFGVGPAIENGFYYDFDINTQLSEDDLRKIEEKMITIAGENHPFERVELPKEKAIEFFSKKGDQYKLEILSELDDKNEVISIYNEGDFTDLCTGPHLPSTGKIKYVKLLSVSGSYWRGDEKNKQLQRIYGISFPKKKMLDEYLQKLEEAKRRDHRKLGRELEIFLITNNVGPGLPIWLPKGTILRETLENFLKEEQRKRGYLPVITPHIGNINLYKTSGHYPYYKDSQFPPIKFEEGNEEYLLKPMNCPHHFQIYASKSRSYRDLPIRYAEFGTVYRYEQSGELNGLTRVRCFSVDDSHIFVRQDQLKDEVCNVIELIQVVFNQMGFKEFTTQLSFRDDNVEKYGGDLSLWDKAQQEIKEAADMMGLNYIIEEGEAAFYGPKIDFMVKDALGRKWQLGTVQIDYVMPERFNLEYIGSDGQKHRPVVIHRAPFGSLERFIGVLIEHYAGEFPLWLAPVQVAVLPISQNYFDYATEVYNAFKQNGIRAELDDRNEKIGYKIRDWETKKVKYMVIVGEKEKENKTVSVRQHKEGDKGSLGISEFIDKIAAEIKNKS is encoded by the coding sequence ATGGAAAAAATCAAAATAAAATTTCCTGATGGTTCAGTTAAAGAATTTGATAAAGGTATAACCGGCTATCAGATTGCTGAATCAATCAGCAGACGACTTGCTGACGAAGCTCTTGCAATAAAAATCAATGGAAGAGTCAGGGAACTTAATGTACCATTAACTGAGTATGCTGAAGTTCAGATACTTACCTTTGATGATGAAGAAGGTAAAGAAGTCTATTGGCATTCATCATCGCATTTGATGGCACATGCAATTCAGTCACTTCATCCTGAAGCAAAATTTGGTGTCGGTCCTGCAATCGAAAATGGTTTTTATTATGACTTTGATATCAATACTCAGCTTAGCGAAGATGATTTGAGAAAAATCGAAGAGAAAATGATAACTATTGCAGGCGAGAATCATCCATTTGAAAGAGTTGAACTTCCTAAAGAAAAAGCAATTGAGTTCTTCTCCAAAAAAGGAGATCAATATAAACTTGAAATTCTCAGTGAACTTGATGATAAGAATGAAGTAATAAGTATTTATAACGAAGGAGACTTCACTGACTTATGTACCGGTCCGCATTTACCTTCAACCGGAAAAATTAAATATGTAAAATTGCTGAGTGTTTCTGGTTCTTACTGGCGCGGTGATGAGAAGAACAAACAACTTCAGAGGATTTATGGAATTTCCTTCCCTAAAAAGAAAATGCTTGATGAGTACCTTCAGAAACTTGAAGAAGCAAAACGAAGAGATCATCGGAAGCTTGGAAGAGAGTTAGAGATTTTTCTGATTACTAATAATGTTGGTCCTGGCTTACCAATCTGGTTACCTAAAGGAACAATTCTCAGAGAAACACTCGAAAACTTCTTAAAGGAAGAACAGAGAAAAAGAGGATATCTTCCTGTTATTACTCCTCATATCGGAAATATCAATTTGTATAAAACCAGCGGTCACTATCCTTATTATAAAGATAGTCAGTTTCCGCCGATAAAGTTTGAAGAAGGTAATGAAGAATATCTTCTTAAACCAATGAACTGTCCTCACCACTTTCAGATTTATGCATCAAAGTCAAGAAGCTACAGAGATTTACCTATTCGTTATGCTGAGTTTGGTACTGTTTATCGTTACGAGCAATCAGGCGAACTTAATGGTTTAACGCGCGTAAGATGTTTTTCAGTTGATGATTCACACATTTTTGTAAGACAGGATCAACTCAAAGACGAAGTTTGTAATGTAATTGAACTGATTCAGGTTGTTTTTAATCAGATGGGATTTAAGGAATTTACAACTCAGCTTTCATTCCGTGATGATAATGTTGAAAAATATGGTGGCGATTTAAGTCTATGGGATAAAGCTCAACAGGAAATTAAAGAAGCTGCAGATATGATGGGGTTAAACTACATAATTGAAGAAGGTGAAGCAGCATTTTACGGACCTAAAATTGATTTTATGGTTAAGGATGCTTTAGGCAGAAAATGGCAGCTAGGAACTGTTCAGATTGATTATGTTATGCCTGAAAGATTTAATCTTGAATATATCGGAAGCGATGGACAGAAACACAGACCTGTTGTAATTCACCGCGCTCCTTTTGGTTCACTTGAAAGATTCATTGGAGTGCTGATTGAACATTACGCAGGTGAATTTCCTCTTTGGTTAGCACCGGTGCAAGTTGCTGTCCTTCCAATTTCCCAAAACTATTTTGATTATGCAACAGAAGTTTATAATGCATTTAAGCAGAATGGTATTCGTGCAGAACTTGATGATAGGAATGAGAAGATTGGTTACAAGATAAGAGACTGGGAGACCAAGAAGGTAAAATATATGGTAATCGTTGGTGAAAAAGAGAAAGAAAATAAAACTGTATCGGTCCGTCAGCATAAAGAAGGAGATAAAGGTTCTTTGGGAATATCAGAATTTATTGATAAAATTGCAGCCGAAATTAAAAATAAATCTTAA
- the infC gene encoding translation initiation factor IF-3 produces the protein MDFDGTQRGIFTVRDAIKLAEERKLDLVEIAPQADPPVCKIIDYGKFKYEQQKKEKLQKKNQVVSVLKEIRLHPNTDTHDFDFKVRHAINFIEEGNKVKVSVLFKGREMAYTEKGEELIQRFIEKLSDIAKVESEPKMEGRNLSAILVPQSKKGKKQKQQG, from the coding sequence ATTGATTTTGATGGAACTCAAAGGGGTATTTTTACTGTTCGTGACGCCATTAAATTAGCTGAAGAGCGCAAACTTGATTTGGTTGAAATTGCTCCCCAGGCTGATCCACCGGTTTGTAAAATTATTGATTACGGTAAATTCAAATACGAACAGCAGAAGAAAGAAAAACTTCAGAAGAAAAATCAGGTTGTTTCAGTCCTTAAAGAAATTCGTTTGCATCCAAATACGGATACTCACGATTTTGACTTTAAGGTAAGACATGCAATAAATTTTATTGAAGAAGGTAACAAGGTTAAGGTATCGGTTTTGTTCAAAGGCAGAGAAATGGCTTACACAGAAAAAGGTGAAGAACTTATTCAGAGATTTATCGAGAAATTATCCGACATAGCAAAAGTTGAATCCGAACCTAAAATGGAAGGTCGGAATTTGTCGGCTATATTAGTTCCGCAATCGAAAAAAGGTAAGAAACAAAAACAACAAGGTTAA
- the rpmI gene encoding 50S ribosomal protein L35 has translation MPKMKSNRGAAKTFKKTASGRFKRKKAYKSHILTSKSRKRKRNLRKPTLVSKADEKRVKIMVQ, from the coding sequence ATGCCAAAAATGAAAAGTAACAGAGGTGCTGCAAAGACTTTCAAGAAAACAGCATCGGGAAGATTTAAAAGAAAGAAAGCTTACAAAAGCCATATTCTAACTTCCAAATCAAGAAAAAGAAAAAGAAACTTAAGAAAACCAACTCTCGTATCTAAAGCAGATGAAAAGAGAGTTAAAATAATGGTTCAATAA
- the rplT gene encoding 50S ribosomal protein L20 has translation MPRSKNKVASHRRRKKILSLAKGYWGARGNVYTIAKNSVEKGLLHAYRDRKLKKRSFRQLWITRINAAARMNGTTYSRLIDALNKKGVEINRKVLASLALENPNAFTELVKFTQN, from the coding sequence ATGCCAAGATCTAAAAATAAAGTTGCTTCGCACAGACGCAGAAAGAAAATTCTTTCGCTTGCTAAAGGTTACTGGGGTGCGAGAGGTAATGTCTATACTATTGCAAAAAATTCGGTTGAAAAAGGATTACTTCACGCCTACCGTGACCGTAAACTTAAAAAGCGATCATTCAGACAACTTTGGATTACAAGAATTAATGCCGCTGCAAGAATGAATGGTACTACTTATTCAAGATTGATCGATGCACTCAACAAAAAAGGTGTTGAAATTAATCGTAAAGTTCTTGCCTCACTTGCTCTTGAAAATCCAAATGCTTTTACTGAATTAGTTAAGTTTACCCAAAACTAA
- the pheS gene encoding phenylalanine--tRNA ligase subunit alpha — translation MLDEIITQIKNEFEKDIQEADSFKKLEEIRIKYLARNGSVTLLFDKLKEASKEEKPLLGKKLNELRNSVTEKFNSKKELLEKSETSSKEFIDLTLPGRTVKTGSKHILTQTLEEIKQIFKSMGFSVFEGPELESDYYNFEALNFPADHPARDMQDTFFINQKFLLRTHTSPVQIRVMESMQPPVRAIMPGRVYRNEAINARSYCTFQQVEGLYVDTDVTFAELKGTLVSFAKQFYGNSLKYRFRPSFFPFTEPSAEMDITCFICNGKGCRICKNSGWLEILGCGMVDPNVLKYVNYDSEKFVGYAFGMGIERIALLKYGINDIRLFFENDLRFLRQF, via the coding sequence ATGCTGGATGAAATAATTACCCAAATTAAGAACGAGTTCGAAAAAGATATTCAGGAAGCTGATTCTTTCAAAAAACTTGAAGAAATCAGAATTAAATATCTTGCAAGAAATGGTTCCGTAACTTTATTGTTTGATAAACTTAAAGAAGCTTCAAAGGAAGAAAAACCTCTTCTTGGAAAAAAACTTAACGAACTCCGGAATTCCGTAACGGAAAAATTCAACTCCAAAAAAGAACTTCTCGAAAAATCTGAAACATCTTCAAAAGAATTTATTGATCTAACACTTCCTGGCAGAACTGTAAAAACCGGAAGTAAACATATTTTAACTCAAACTCTCGAAGAAATAAAACAGATTTTCAAATCAATGGGATTTTCAGTCTTCGAAGGTCCGGAGCTTGAATCTGACTACTACAATTTTGAAGCTCTTAATTTCCCGGCTGATCATCCTGCGCGGGATATGCAGGATACATTTTTCATCAATCAGAAATTTCTTTTGCGAACTCACACATCACCGGTGCAAATAAGAGTTATGGAGTCAATGCAACCGCCTGTTAGGGCAATAATGCCCGGAAGAGTTTATCGTAATGAAGCCATTAATGCAAGAAGTTATTGTACATTCCAACAGGTTGAAGGTCTTTATGTGGATACTGATGTTACTTTTGCTGAGCTAAAAGGAACGCTTGTATCATTCGCAAAACAGTTTTACGGAAATTCACTGAAGTACAGATTCAGACCGAGTTTTTTCCCATTCACTGAACCGAGTGCGGAAATGGATATAACCTGTTTTATCTGTAATGGTAAAGGATGCCGAATTTGTAAAAATTCCGGCTGGCTCGAAATTCTTGGCTGCGGAATGGTTGATCCAAATGTGCTTAAATATGTTAATTATGATTCTGAAAAATTTGTTGGATATGCTTTCGGAATGGGAATAGAAAGAATTGCTTTACTAAAATATGGAATCAACGACATAAGATTATTCTTTGAAAATGATTTAAGATTTTTAAGGCAGTTTTAA
- the pheT gene encoding phenylalanine--tRNA ligase subunit beta, whose protein sequence is MKISLNWLKEYIDLSNLSTDEIVDKLTMSGLEVEDVIDENQLYKNFIVAEVKSVAKHPNADKLSVCEVYDGKENLQVICGAPNVAQGQKVVFAPIGTIIPNGNFQIKKAKIRGVESNGMICAEDELLLSDDHSGIMVLNEKLEAGKPITEVLNLNDVIFEIAVTPNRPDALSHIGVARDLSAIFNRDLHIPEINIKESKNKASEIASVEIIDITNCPRYSAKVVLNVEVKESPEWLKNRLTKIGLRPINNVVDVTNFILHEIGQPLHAFDLDLLEGKKIIVKNTTEEKEFVTLDSKVRKLPKGTLMICDAKREVAVAGVMGGENSEINPSTKNILIESAYFNPSSIRRTSKALQLSTDSSYRFERGTDPSITKYAAERAAQLIAEVSGGEVAEGIIDVYSKVIERKDITLRYQRVTKILGYEISKEKIHQILHRLGIALKDLDENSLLASVPTFRPDIEREIDLIEEIARVDGYDNIPVVPKISITLEQKVDQQKFEDEVRNIISSFGFYEMINNPLESEWEARLTGNPITLANPQSVEMSCLRTSLLAGALNSVKRNLNFGVKDMMLFEIGNVFNKKSESVIDTFDDISEKQNLILILSGKEEEKSWHSQEKYFDFYSLKGFVNAFTRKISLDNQLTDLYYSSENEIYSYYQTKNFKSKVVGVGGKVKKDVLNKFDINQDVLVFEFDLSELKQITPEAKKYIEPPKFPKIIRDFAFVFDKSIQYLEVKDFILSKASALLKNVELFDIFESESLGSDKKSMAFTLEYFDESRTLTEDEVEKDFNYLITEISKKFNAKLRG, encoded by the coding sequence ATGAAAATTTCACTTAACTGGTTGAAAGAATATATTGATCTTAGCAATCTCTCAACTGATGAAATAGTTGATAAACTCACTATGTCAGGACTTGAAGTAGAAGATGTGATAGATGAAAATCAGCTTTACAAAAATTTTATTGTTGCTGAAGTTAAATCAGTTGCAAAACATCCTAACGCTGATAAACTAAGTGTTTGCGAAGTTTATGATGGTAAAGAAAATCTTCAGGTTATTTGTGGTGCACCGAATGTTGCTCAGGGACAAAAAGTTGTTTTTGCTCCAATTGGAACTATAATCCCAAACGGAAATTTTCAGATTAAGAAAGCAAAGATTCGTGGTGTAGAATCAAATGGGATGATTTGTGCTGAAGACGAACTTCTTCTAAGCGATGATCATTCCGGTATTATGGTATTAAATGAAAAGCTTGAAGCAGGGAAGCCAATTACTGAAGTCCTGAATCTTAATGATGTAATTTTTGAAATAGCAGTAACACCAAATCGTCCGGATGCACTTTCACATATTGGAGTTGCGAGAGACTTATCTGCAATTTTCAATCGTGATCTCCACATACCTGAAATAAATATTAAAGAATCTAAAAACAAAGCAAGTGAAATTGCTTCTGTTGAAATTATTGACATAACTAACTGTCCTCGATATTCAGCTAAAGTAGTACTTAATGTTGAGGTTAAAGAATCACCTGAATGGCTTAAGAACAGATTAACCAAAATTGGTTTAAGACCAATCAATAATGTTGTTGATGTTACGAATTTTATTCTTCATGAAATTGGTCAACCTCTGCATGCTTTTGATCTTGATTTGCTCGAAGGCAAAAAAATTATTGTGAAGAACACAACCGAAGAAAAAGAATTTGTAACTCTTGATTCAAAAGTCAGAAAACTCCCCAAAGGAACTTTGATGATTTGTGATGCGAAAAGGGAAGTTGCAGTTGCAGGAGTGATGGGTGGAGAAAACAGTGAAATAAATCCTTCGACAAAAAATATTCTGATCGAAAGTGCATACTTCAATCCAAGCAGTATCCGGAGAACATCAAAAGCTTTGCAACTAAGCACTGACTCTTCATATCGCTTTGAAAGAGGAACTGATCCAAGTATAACCAAATACGCTGCAGAAAGAGCTGCACAATTAATTGCTGAAGTTTCCGGTGGTGAAGTTGCAGAAGGAATTATTGATGTTTATTCGAAAGTAATCGAAAGGAAAGATATTACCTTAAGGTATCAGCGGGTTACTAAAATTCTTGGATATGAAATTTCAAAAGAAAAAATCCATCAGATACTTCACAGACTTGGTATTGCACTTAAAGATTTAGATGAAAATTCATTGCTTGCTTCTGTTCCAACTTTCCGTCCAGACATTGAAAGAGAAATAGATTTGATTGAAGAAATTGCACGCGTAGATGGTTATGACAATATTCCTGTTGTTCCTAAAATAAGTATAACGCTTGAGCAAAAAGTTGATCAGCAGAAATTTGAAGATGAAGTAAGAAATATTATTTCATCTTTTGGATTTTACGAAATGATAAACAATCCACTTGAATCAGAATGGGAAGCGAGGTTAACGGGTAATCCAATTACGCTGGCTAATCCACAAAGTGTTGAGATGAGCTGCCTCAGAACATCATTATTAGCTGGTGCTCTTAATTCCGTTAAGCGGAATCTTAACTTTGGTGTGAAAGATATGATGTTATTCGAAATTGGAAATGTGTTCAATAAAAAATCAGAATCTGTAATCGATACCTTTGATGATATTTCTGAAAAACAAAATCTCATTTTAATTCTGTCAGGAAAAGAAGAAGAAAAGTCATGGCACTCGCAGGAAAAATACTTTGACTTTTATTCACTTAAAGGATTTGTAAATGCCTTTACTCGGAAAATTTCGCTTGACAATCAGCTAACTGATTTATATTATTCGAGTGAGAATGAAATATATAGTTATTATCAGACCAAAAATTTCAAATCAAAGGTTGTTGGAGTTGGTGGCAAAGTAAAAAAGGATGTTCTCAATAAGTTTGATATTAATCAGGATGTTTTGGTTTTCGAGTTTGATTTAAGCGAACTGAAACAAATTACACCTGAAGCTAAAAAGTATATCGAACCGCCAAAGTTTCCTAAAATAATCAGAGATTTTGCTTTCGTGTTCGATAAGTCGATTCAATATCTGGAAGTCAAAGATTTCATTTTGTCAAAAGCTTCAGCTTTGTTGAAAAATGTTGAATTGTTTGACATTTTTGAAAGTGAAAGTTTAGGTTCTGACAAAAAAAGTATGGCATTTACACTTGAGTACTTTGATGAATCAAGGACTTTGACGGAAGATGAAGTTGAGAAAGATTTTAATTATCTTATAACTGAGATTTCAAAAAAATTTAATGCTAAGCTGAGAGGTTAG
- a CDS encoding cell division protein ZapA, whose protein sequence is MNEKKKLKIKIFDKEYSLLVENEEIAKELAIYVNKVMEETKEELPDQPAQTIAIIACLNIAYDLFLEKNKNREFLIQASDKVKRIKLLVKQTEMSDPS, encoded by the coding sequence ATGAACGAAAAAAAGAAGCTGAAAATAAAAATCTTCGATAAAGAATATTCTCTGCTGGTTGAAAATGAAGAGATTGCAAAGGAACTGGCAATCTATGTGAACAAAGTTATGGAAGAGACAAAAGAAGAGCTACCGGATCAACCGGCTCAAACTATTGCAATAATTGCATGTTTGAACATAGCATACGATTTATTTCTTGAGAAAAATAAAAACAGAGAATTCCTTATTCAGGCATCTGATAAGGTAAAAAGAATTAAGCTTCTTGTTAAACAAACCGAAATGTCCGATCCATCATAA
- the rny gene encoding ribonuclease Y translates to MDLIILIPMIAILLALFFYLGWWFNSKTGKKSIVSAEARAEQIIQDAQKEANNIKREKLLEVKDEWYKKKVEFDNEVNQKKQKLANLEKQLLAREENSEKRYDLIIQKEREVRKLEKELSDLKLSLDKRSEEIKKLEAEQNERLEKISGLTSDEAKKILINNMIDEAKADAAQIIKEIYDKAKADAKKEAQKIIVQAIQRTAADHSIESTVSVVQIQNDEMKGRIIGKEGRNIRAFEAVTGVDVIVDDTPEAVILSSFDQFRREIARVSLERLIADGRIHPARIEEVVQKTTQELEEEILREGENTLMQLGLHNMHPELVKHIGKMKYRSSYGQNLLQHSIEVAYLTGIMAAELGLDPVLAKRAGLLHDVGKTVDKSIEGPHALIGYDLTKKYKEHPIVVNAVGSHHEDIEMEHPIAALVQSADAISGARPGARREPLESYVKRLENLETLARSFEGVAKTYAIQAGREIRVVVENDKVDDVVADRLAREIAQKIEEEMEYPGQIKVTVIREVRKIAIAK, encoded by the coding sequence ATGGACCTGATTATACTGATTCCTATGATTGCAATTCTGCTCGCTTTGTTCTTCTATCTCGGCTGGTGGTTTAATTCTAAAACCGGAAAAAAAAGTATCGTGTCTGCCGAAGCAAGAGCTGAACAAATCATTCAGGATGCTCAAAAAGAAGCTAATAATATCAAAAGAGAAAAACTCCTTGAAGTAAAAGATGAGTGGTACAAAAAGAAAGTTGAATTTGATAATGAAGTAAATCAGAAAAAACAAAAGTTAGCTAATCTCGAAAAACAACTCTTAGCCCGCGAAGAAAACAGCGAAAAAAGATATGACCTTATTATTCAGAAAGAGCGTGAAGTCAGAAAACTTGAAAAAGAACTTTCTGATCTGAAACTTTCTCTCGATAAGCGTTCCGAAGAAATTAAAAAGCTCGAAGCAGAACAGAACGAGAGACTTGAAAAAATTTCAGGTCTTACTTCTGATGAGGCAAAAAAGATTCTCATAAATAATATGATTGATGAAGCAAAAGCTGATGCCGCACAGATTATCAAAGAGATTTATGATAAAGCAAAAGCTGATGCTAAAAAAGAAGCCCAGAAAATTATTGTTCAGGCAATTCAGAGAACTGCAGCCGATCATTCAATTGAATCTACTGTTTCTGTTGTTCAGATTCAGAATGATGAAATGAAAGGAAGAATAATCGGAAAGGAAGGAAGAAACATTCGTGCTTTCGAAGCTGTTACTGGTGTTGATGTAATTGTTGATGATACACCTGAAGCAGTTATTCTTTCTTCATTCGATCAATTCAGAAGAGAAATTGCAAGAGTTTCTCTTGAAAGATTAATTGCAGACGGAAGAATTCATCCTGCAAGAATTGAAGAAGTGGTTCAGAAAACAACTCAGGAACTTGAAGAAGAAATTTTGCGTGAAGGTGAAAACACTCTAATGCAGCTTGGACTGCATAATATGCATCCTGAGTTGGTTAAACATATCGGTAAAATGAAATATCGTTCAAGCTACGGACAGAATCTGCTTCAGCACAGCATTGAAGTAGCTTATCTGACCGGAATAATGGCTGCTGAACTAGGACTCGATCCTGTTCTTGCAAAAAGAGCAGGTTTACTTCACGATGTTGGTAAAACAGTTGACAAAAGTATTGAAGGTCCGCACGCACTTATTGGATATGATCTTACTAAAAAATATAAAGAGCATCCGATTGTTGTTAATGCTGTTGGCTCTCACCACGAAGATATTGAAATGGAACATCCTATTGCTGCTTTAGTTCAGTCTGCGGATGCAATAAGCGGTGCTCGTCCGGGTGCAAGAAGAGAACCTCTTGAAAGTTATGTCAAAAGATTAGAAAATCTTGAAACTCTCGCGCGTTCTTTTGAAGGAGTTGCAAAGACTTATGCAATTCAGGCCGGAAGAGAAATTCGTGTGGTTGTTGAGAATGATAAAGTTGATGATGTGGTTGCTGACAGACTTGCCCGCGAAATCGCACAGAAGATTGAGGAGGAAATGGAATATCCCGGACAAATTAAAGTTACCGTAATCAGAGAAGTTAGAAAAATTGCAATTGCTAAGTAA
- the coaE gene encoding dephospho-CoA kinase (Dephospho-CoA kinase (CoaE) performs the final step in coenzyme A biosynthesis.) translates to MKKNFSIGITGSIGSGKSEFTKLAEQSGFPVIRADDLSKKILDTNPDVRKQVIKKFGNQAYINNQSNNKYLAQIVFSNPIKLRELERILHPLVIKEIEKQKKEIFKKSKILFIESALIYEADLENLFDYVVLITASREIRLKRKLMQGMTEEDFSKREMNQIPDDEKKKRADFIFLNDGSISELKSKFDLLLTLLSVKS, encoded by the coding sequence ATGAAAAAAAATTTTTCAATTGGTATAACAGGAAGCATTGGTTCAGGTAAATCCGAATTCACCAAATTGGCTGAGCAATCCGGTTTTCCTGTAATAAGAGCTGATGATCTTTCAAAAAAAATACTCGATACCAATCCTGATGTAAGAAAACAGGTAATTAAAAAATTTGGTAATCAGGCTTATATAAACAATCAATCGAATAATAAATATCTGGCACAAATAGTTTTCAGTAATCCAATTAAGCTCCGTGAACTTGAGAGAATACTCCACCCTTTAGTTATAAAAGAAATTGAAAAACAGAAAAAAGAAATTTTTAAGAAGTCAAAGATTCTCTTTATCGAGTCAGCATTGATCTATGAAGCCGATCTTGAAAATCTTTTTGACTATGTAGTTCTGATAACTGCCTCCCGAGAAATAAGATTAAAACGAAAACTAATGCAGGGAATGACTGAAGAAGATTTTTCAAAACGAGAAATGAATCAAATACCTGATGATGAAAAAAAGAAAAGAGCCGATTTTATTTTTCTGAATGACGGCAGCATTAGTGAACTAAAATCAAAGTTCGATTTATTACTTACCTTATTGTCAGTCAAAAGTTGA